The genomic region GAGCCGCCCCATAAGTGGGGCAGCTCCACAGCGGCGCCGCCACCCGACCATCGGACAAGACGGAACTGCCCCATGAGTGGGGAACGCTGTTGGATCAGCGGTGACTGCGGCTGCGGCGTACGGTGCCGATGACCGAGACGATCAGCAGCAGCGCGAAGCCGGCGCCTGCGGACTCCCCGACCGAGTCGACGAAGCCCTGCTGGAGCACCAACCAGCCGAAGAGGAACCATCCGAGCAGGAGCGTCGCGGCGACGCCGTATGCGACCACTGTCGCTCGGGACACCTCGTCGGGCGGTGCCTGCTCGTGTTCTGCGATCACGTCACGGTCGACCGTCATGCCCAGCCCTCCCCGCCCGGTTCGGCCCCTGAACTCCCAAGAGTGTCACTCCTGGGACCGCTGTGACAGGGGTTAAAACCCGGAGTCGGGCAGGTCACTCAGGTGCCGGGCCGACGGCCGACCAGAACGACGCGTGTGCCGACCTTGCCCAACTCCCACATCCGGACGGCGTCGGCGTGCAGCAGGTTGACGCAGCCGTGCGAGCCGATGGACTTGTCGTGCAGGTAGGTGGTGGTCTCGTGGAAGCCCATCCCCTGGGTGAAGTGCTGCCAGTACGGCAGCCACACCTCGTACGGGTTGGACCACTCCTTGGGGTTGCGGTAGTTGACGGCGTACGTGCCGGACGGGGTGCGGTAGCCGGACATGCCGGTCCGCGTCACCGTCGGTTCCATGATCACTTTGCCGTTGCGCAGGGCCCACACTGTCTGGCGGGTCAGGTCCACGCAGAACGTGGTGCCGGCGCCCGCCTTGCAGCGGGTCGGATCGGTGGTGGCGAGTCGCTTCGCCACGTCGAACGTGGTTGGCCCGGCGCGACCCTCGACGGGGCGAATGCCGTACCTCTTCTGGAACTTCTTGATGGCCGCGCAGTCGGCGGCGGACTGCTGGCCGTCCACGGCCACCGGCCCGAACCCGCCCAGCTGGGCGAGGTAGGTCTCCACAGCGCGCTGGTGCTCGCCCTGCGGGCAGCCGGCGGCTCGGGCAGTGGGCGCGGCCGTGGTCGGGGCGGGCGTGCTGCGGGTCGGCTTGGGCTTGGGTTTCGTCGTGGCGCTGCTGGTCGGCTCCGCCGTCGGCGCGGCCGGCGTTGGCCGGCCGCGCTGGTCCGGCCCGGACGTGCCGCTCGCCCCCGTTACCTGTTCCGCCGCACCTGCCGGGGCGGCTCCCCCGCCGCCACCCCCGCCGGACTGCGGATCGAACGTGCACGCGCCGGTGCCGACCAGCACGACCACCAGCGGGGCGACCAGCCGGGAAGTGATCCGGAACCGCTTCATGAGACCTCCCCTGGACAGTCGTCCCATTGCTAGACGTTTGTCAGTACGGTCGCGGTTGCGCCCAGTCGGCATCTTTCTTTGCTGATCCCGGATCGTGCGACACTGGATGGTCGGCCAGCGTCGGGTAAGCGACTGCCGCGACCCGACAGCCAATCGAGGAGAGGACGCTGGCGTGAGTGGTGGACCACTGATCGTTCAGTCGGACAAGACCCTTTTGCTGGAGATCGACCACCCCGACGCGCAGGCCTGCCGGATGGCGATCGCGCCGTTCGCCGAGCTGGAGCGCTCTCCCGAACATGTGCACACCTATCGGCTGACCCCGCTCGGGCTCTGGAACGCCCGCGCCGCCGGGCACGACGCCGAGGGCGTGGTGGACTCGCTGCTCAAATACTCGCGGTACCCGGTGCCGCACGCGCTCCTGGTGGACGTCGCCGAGACGATGGACCGGTACGGCCGGCTCCAACTCGCCAACGACCCGGCGTACGGGTTGGTGCTGCGTGCGCTGGACCGGCTCGTGCTGATCGAGGTGGCCAAGAGCAAGAAGCTCGCCGGCATGCTTGGGAACAAGATCGACGACGACACGATCCAGGTGCACCCGTCCGAGCGTGGCCGGCTCAAGCAGGCGCTGCTGAAGTTGGGTTGGCCGGCGGAGGACCTGGCCGGGTACGTCGACGGCGAGGCGCACCCGATCGAGCTGGCCGAGGCCGGCAAGGACGGGCGCAAGCCGTGGACGCTGCGGTCGTACCAGCGGGAAGCCGTCGAGGCGTTCTGGGCCGGCGGGTCGGGTGTGGTGGTGCTGCCCTGCGGGGCCGGCAAGACCCTTGTCGGGGCGGCGGCGATGGCCGAGGCGAAGGCGACAACGCTGATCCTGGTCACCAACACCGTCGCCGGCCGGCAGTGGAAGCGGGAGCTGATCGCCCGCACCTCGCTCACCGAGGAGGAGATCGGCGAGTACTCCGGCGAGCGTAAGGAGATCCGCCCGGTCACCATCGCGACGTACCAGGTGCTCACCTCGCGGCGCAGTGGCGCGTTCACCCACCTTGACCTGTTCGGTGCCCGCGACTGGGGTCTTGTCGTCTACGACGAGGTGCACCTGCTGCCCGCGCCGATCTTCCGGTTCACCGCGGATCTCCAGGCCCGCCGCCGGCTGGGCCTGACGGCGACATTGGTACGCGAGGACGGCCGGGAGGGCGACGTGTTCAGCCTGATCGGTCCGAAGCGGTACGACGCTCCGTGGAAGGACATCGAGTCGCAGGGGTGGATCGCCCCGGCCGAGTGTGTCGAGGTCCGGGTGACCCTCACCGACGCGGAGCGGATGTCGTACGCGACGGCGGAGGCCGAGGAGCGGTACCGGATGGCGGCTACCGCCCGCACGAAGCTGCCGGTGGTGAAGGCGCTCGTCGACCGGCACCCGGAGGATCAGGTGCTGGTGATCGGCGCGTACATCGACCAGTTGCACCAGCTCGGCGAATACCTCGACGCGCCGATCATCCAGGGCTCGACCACGAACAAGGAGCGCGAGCGGTTGTTCGACGCGTTCCGGTCCGGCGAGCTGCGGACGTTGGTGATCTCCAAGGTCGGCAACTTCTCCATCGACCTGCCCGAGGCGGCGGTGGCGATCCAGGTGTCGGGGACGTTCGGGTCGCGGCAGGAGGAGGCGCAGCGGCTGGGTCGGGTGCTGCGGCCGAAGGCCGACGGGCGGCAGGCGCACTTCTACACGGTGGTCTCCCGGGACACGATCGACACCGAGTACGCGGCACACCGGCAGCGCTTCCTGGCCGAGCAGGGGTACGCGTACACGATCGTGGACGCCGACGACGTCCTCGGCCCGTCCCTGCCGTCGTTCGACTGACCCACGGGCGGCCTTGACCGGCTCGGTTTTCCTAGTCCGGATCTCACCGGGAGAAGCGGTCCACCAGCACCGACAGCCGGCGGTCGTGGCCGGGGCGGCGGAGCCGGCCGCTGCGCATCAGTGTGACCAGCCCGTGCAGGCCGCTCCAGAACGTCTCGGTGAACGTCTCCAGGTCGTCGTCCCCGGCGACCGGGCGCACCGTCTCGGCCAGTTCTGCGAAGCCTCGGGCCAGGTCCGTCGGGACGTTCTGGGTGGCGAACGGCAGGTCCACGGCGAGGGTGAACATCGCGTCGTAGAGCGCGGGACGCTGCTCGGCGAACTCGACGTATGCCGCCGCGACGTCGGCGACCGCCTGTCGGGGACTGACTGCCGAGGCCCGGGCCGAGGCTAGGGCGTTGGCAAGCTCGGCGAAGCCCTCGATGGCGACGGCCGCCATGATGGCGTCCTTGCCCTTGAAGTGGCTGTAGAGGACGGGCTGGCTGTACTCGATCTCGGCGGCGAGCCGGCGGGTGGTCACCGCGTCCCAGCCTTCCGCCAGGGCTAGGTCACGTGCTGCGGCGATGATCGCCTGTTCCCGTTCCGCCCGCTCGCGCTCCCGGCGTCCCTGCGTCGACATGCACCAATCCTAGCACCGCTAGATATTCTGCCGATGCTCTGCTAGCGTCGCTCTCCTATCTAGCAGTGCTAGGAACTGGAGCAGATCATGCTGTCCTTCATCGCCTACGGGCTCGCCGTCGTGCTCAACCTCTTCATCGCGTGGATCGGTGCGCGGTTCCTGCTGGTGCCCACCGCGTCGGCTGCCGGGTACGGCGTCCCGGCCCGACCGGAGGGAGATCCCGCCTACCTCACGGTCAAGGGAGTACGCGATCTCACCTACGGCCTGCTCGGACTGGCCTTGATCGCCTTCACGACCGCCGACGCGGTCGCGTGGTTCATGCTGATCGTCGCGCTTGTCCCGCTGGGCGACACCGTCATCGTGCTGCGGAACGGCGGAACGAAGGCCGTCGCCTTCGGTATCCACTTCAGCACCGCCGTCGTCGTCCTCCTCGACGCCGCCCTCCTGTTCGCCCTGTGAGCGCCAGCGACACCCTGCCGCTTCTGTCCTGACCGCCTCACCTTGATCGACTCGGCTTCCTGGAAGTCGCGGCATCCGATGCGGGTTGATGCCCCGGTTTCACCGAACCGAGCCGCGCGCGGCAGGGGTGCGGCCGCCGGGCCGGGCGCGACGACGCCGAGGGCGAACAGTCCACCGGCGACTGCCGACACCAGTGTCCGACGTGTACGCCTCGACGCCATGTGCCCTCCGCCGGTGAAATGTGCCGGATGCCTCCGGCGAAGCGTAGGAGCAGGCAGAACGTGAGGCTCGACGGAACGAGCGGGCTCAACCGGACGGGTGAAGCAGCAGGGCCGGCGGGTCGCCGCGAAGCGAACCGCCGGCCCTTACCTCAGGTGGGTTATCCGGCGCCGCCGGCCCGGAACGCCACCCAGGCGTCGCTCATCCGGTCGGCCTGGCCGGGTGTGAACATGTTCATGCAGGAGTCCTGCGTGTAGTCCATGAAGTTGTGGATCGGGTCCAGCCCTGGCGCGGTGCAGGAGTCCGCGCCCACCGGGCAGTCGAACTGCGGCCCCGCCTCGCGCGGAGTGTCGGCCACGAAGTCGCCTGCGGCGGAGCAGCCGTGGGCGAAGGTGTGCTCCAGCATCAGCCAGTGCCCGACCTCGTGCGTCAGCGTGTCGCCGAGGGCGTACTTGCCGGCGGTGCCGCCCGGCATCGACTCGTCGAGCATCACCACACCGTCGATGTACGCGCGGCCGTTGTTGTAGTCCTTCGGGAAGTACGCCCAGCCGAGGAGCCCGCCGCCGATGTTGGCCGCGTACACGTTGAGGGTCTCCGAGTCGCCGGTGTGCAGCGCCCTCTTCATGTCCCGCTCGTTCTTGCCCGGCTCGACCGTGTACCAGGCGCTGTTCACCGTCCACGTCGTCTCGACGAGCGAGAACCGGAACGGCGTGTCGGAGGCGTTCGCCGCTGTACGGCCCGCGAACGAGTCGTTGAGCACGGTCAGCTGCGCGGCGATCAGGGTGTTCCACCTGGTCCGCTCGGCCGCGCTGAGAGGGTGGTCCGACACCATGTGGAAGACCGTCGGCACTGTGACGCTGCCGTTGGCCAGGCGCGGGGCGTCCTTGATCACCCCATAGGCCTTCGCCTCGTTCGTGGAGTACAGCTCTGGCTCCTGCGCGGTGGCGCCCTTGGCGACCCGGGCCGCGCTGTGCCGGTCGGCGCCCGACTCACACGCCTCGACACCCGGAGAGGCGGTTGCGGGGGCGGCAGTGGCAAGCGCCCCGGAGGCGCCGCCGGACGCCAGGAGCGTCGCGGCGGTGGCGGTGAGGACGGCCAGTCGGAAGGTTGGTCTCCTGTGCATCGTTGCACCTTTCAGTGCGGGAAGCGGTGCGCGTCGATGACGTCGTCGTGGGGTATGAGAACACGCCTACGGCATCGACGAAAGACCCCTTGAGCAGGGCAGATGTCGATGTAACAGAACCGCTTCGCGGAGCGCTGTTGGGCCGACCGACGCAGGTCAGAGGACCCGGGTCGCCTGTTCGGCGGCGACGACCGCGTCCCGCCGCGCCGGGTCGAGGTTGGCGCTGATCACCACTGACGCGCCAGCCGACAGCGGCGCGAGCAACCACTTCAGCGGCTGCTCGTGCTCGGCGGCGTCGACAAGCAGCCGATCGCCGGCGCGCAGGCCCAGCATCCCCGCGACCTCCTGGGCGAGCGCACCCCACTGCCCGTAGGTCGTCCCGTCCGCGCTGGCCGGATCCGACGGCTGGATGGCGGCGTGGTCGGGCGTGACGTCCGGGTGCCGGAGCACCTCGGCGGACCAGTCCAACCAGCCCAACGGGACGTCGGCCAGTCGGCCCGGCCCGGTGCCGACGAGGTAGCGATGTGGGGCGTCCGGCACGTCCTCCAGCCAGTCGTCCTGCCGCTCCGACGTCACGAAGACCGCGTCGAACGGCCGGTCGCCGCCCGGTTCGAGCACGGGCAGGCCCGCCGTGGCGCGCGGCCGGAACGACACCGCCAGGCCCGAGGCCCACGCCCCCAACAACACCGCGGCGGTACGCCAGTGCGGCGGCAGCAGCACCGCTACGCGGCTGCCGGGGCCGAGCCCGCAGCCGTCCCGCAGGAGGCTCGCGCTGCGCGCCGCCCAGGCACCGAGCTGGTGCGCGGCCAGGTCGACGCGTTCACCGGTGGCCTCGTCGCGATAGCTGAGCAGGGGACGTTCGACGTCGACGGGTAGGTCGACAGTGACGGTTGCCTGCATGTCCGCTCCCCGGTGACGACGTCGGATTCACCCTACTCAACGACTTTGGTCCCGACCGTCGTCGGCCGACAGCCGTAGTTGTCGGCAACGTCAGCGCGCGGGCAGTTCCGGGCCGCCGTCGAGCAGCGGGGCGAGCAGGTCGCCGTACTCCTCGACACGGTCCAGGACCTCGGCGGAGGTGAACTGGCGGACGGCCGGCTTCCGGCCGCGGGCGCCGGCCTCGACCTCGTCCCAGGTCAGCGGCGTCGACACCGATGGTGCCCGCTGGGCGCGCAGCGAGTACGGCGCGACTGTCGTCTTCGCCGCGTTGTTCTGACTCCAGTCGATGAAGACCTTGCCGGGGCGCAGGTTCCTGGCCATCTTCGACACGATGAGCTTCGGGTGCTCCTTCTCCAACTCCTGCGCGATGCGACGCGCGTAGGCGGAGACGTCGTCGGCGGACTGGTTGCCGGCGATCGGGCAGCACAGCTGCATGCCCTTCTTGCCTGATGTCTTCGGGTACGAGTCGATGCCGTCGTCGGCGAGCCGGTCGCGCATCAGCACCGCCACCGGGCAGCACTCGGCGAGCCCTGCCGGCGGCCCCGGGTCCAGGTCGACAACCATCATGTCCGGGTGTTCGCCGACCTTCCACTGCGGTGTGTGCAGCTCCAGCGCGGCCAGGTTGGCCAGCCAGACCAGGGTCGGCAGGTCGTCGGCGACCACGTAGTCGATGGTCTCCCGGCCCTTGGTCGAGCCGGGCGCTGGCAGGGTTTCCACCCGCACCCAGTCCGGGGTGGCTGCCGGCTTGTTCTTCTCGAAGAACGATTTGTCGTCCACCCCGTTGGGAAACCTGATCCGGGTCACCGGTCGGTCGGCCAGGTGCGGCAGTAGCACCGGGGAGATCCGGGTGTAGTAGTCGATCACCTCACCCTTTGTGAAGCCTGCCGCCGGATAGAGGACCTTGTCCAGGTTGGACAACTCCAGTGGGCGGCCCTCGACGTCCACCTTCAGCCGGTCAGCCGGCATCCTCGACCTCCTCCGGCGGCTTGTCCGGGCGCAACCGCAGCACCCGGGGGAAGCGCAGCCGGCCGTCGGGGGTGCGCTGGCCGTACTTCACCTCCACCACCACCCGGGGTTCTACCCAGATGGCACCCCGGGCATCCTCGCGCGGCACACCCGCCGCGAACGGTGACACGCCGGAGCGCAACGGCTCCAGCTCGGCGAGGAGCTGCCGTTCCATGGCTGCGCCGATCCCGCCGCCGACCCGCCCACGGTAGATCAGCCGGCCGTCCGGGCCGGGTACGCCGACCAGCAGCCCGCCGATGCGGCGCGCTCCCGGCCGCCAGCCGCCCACCACGAAGTCGCCGGTCACCTCCAGCTTGACCTTCACCCAGTCCGGCGAGCGCACCCCCGGCCGGTAGACGGCGTCGACCCGCTTGGCCATCACGCCCTCCAGGCCGTGCTCGCCGGCCGCCTCGTAGGTGGCCGGGCCGTCGGAGAAGACCGGCGGCACCGCCCACCGGGCCCCGCCGAGCGCGAGCGCGTCCAGGGCCTCCCGGCGGCGCTCGTACGGCCAGCCGGTCAGGTCGTCGCCATTGATCCGCAGCAGGTCGAAGATCATGTACGTGACCGGCATGACCGCCGCCAACCGTGCCGCCTTGTTGCGGTCCCGGACGTGCATGCGCTCGGCCAACGCGGTGAACGACGGCTGCCCGCCCTCGCCCAACAGCACCACCTCGCCGTCGAGCAGCACGTCGTCGACCTGCTCGGGCAGGGTGGCCAGCTCCGGGTACGCGGCGGTGATCTCCACGCCGGTACGGGCGTACAGATGTTGAGCGCGACCGGAGATGTCGGCGAGTGCCCTGATGCCGTCCCATTTGAACTCGTAGGCCCAGCCGTCACCCGCAGGGAGGGGCCCGGTCATCGCGAGCATCGGCTTGAGCGGCGCTCCGGGCACGACCCGACTGTAGTACCAGGCCGAACACCTCGCGTCCGGTTCTTTCGGATGCGAGCATGGTCGATACCGGGGAAGGGAGCGCAGGATGCGTGCCATCTGGAAGGGAGCCGTGTCGTTCGGGCTCGTCTCGATCGGGGTGAAGCTCTACTCCGCGACCGAGGAGAAGGACATCCGGTTCCACCAGGTCCACCGCGAGGACGGCGGTCGGATCCGCTACAAGCGCACCTGCTCGGTCTGCGGCGAGGAGGTCACCTACGACGACATCGCCAAGGGCTACGACATCGGCGGCGGCGAGATGGTGATCCTCACCGACGAGGACTTCGCCGAGCTGCCCCTGACCAGCTCACGTGCCATCGACGTGCTGGAGTTCGTACCCGCCGAGCAGGTCGACCCGATCCTCTACAACAAGGCGTACTTCCTCGAACCGGAGGGCACCGCCACCAAGCCGTACGTGCTGCTGCGCGACGCGCTCATCGACTCGGAGCGGGTGGCGATCGTCAAGGTGGCGCTGCGCCAGCGGGAGCAGCTCGCAACGCTGCGGGTGCGCGAGGGTGTGCTGCTGCTCAACACGATGCTCTGGCCGGACGAGATCCGTACCCCGGATTTCGGTTTCCTCGACGAGGACCTCAAGGTCCGCCCGCCGGAGTTGGCGATGGCCAGTTCGCTCATCGACTCGATGGCCGGCGAGTTCGAGCCGGACGTGTTCACCGACGACTACCGGGCGGCATTGCAGGAGGTCATCGACGCCAAGGTGGAGGGTCGGGAGGTCGTCCAGCCGGAGGAGGCCGAGGAGGCCCCGGCCGCGGCGGTGGACCTGATGGCCGCGCTGAAGGCGTCGGTGGACAGGGCCCGTGCGGCGCGCGGCGAGCAACCCGCCCGCGGCGGTGGCGGCGAGCCGACGCCCATCTCGTCGGCCCGCTCGGCGCAGAAGGCAGCCGCCAAGAAGACCCCTGCGAAGAAGACCGCCACCAAGAAGGCCGCCGAGAAGAAGACGGCAGCCAAGGCCGAGCCGGCGAAGAAGACCGCCGCCAAGAAGACAGCGGCGAAGAAGGCCGAACCCGCGAAGAAGACGACCGCCCGCAAGACCGCACCGCGCAAGACCGCCTGACCGGTACGGCAGCGACGAGGGGTGTCGGCCGGACCGGGTACGCTCCGCCGGCCGCTGGCAACCGGAGGAGCCCTCATGCCGTACACCCCTGACCTGGACCGGTTGTTGACGCCCGGGGCGCGCTTCACCGACGCGCACGGCGCGTACCTGATCGAGGTCCACCCGGTGGGCGACATCGTGCTGCCGACCGGCCAGGTGGTCGGGTGCGACCCGCTGGTCCGCCCTGAGGCCGAGC from Micromonospora profundi harbors:
- a CDS encoding L,D-transpeptidase family protein, giving the protein MKRFRITSRLVAPLVVVLVGTGACTFDPQSGGGGGGGAAPAGAAEQVTGASGTSGPDQRGRPTPAAPTAEPTSSATTKPKPKPTRSTPAPTTAAPTARAAGCPQGEHQRAVETYLAQLGGFGPVAVDGQQSAADCAAIKKFQKRYGIRPVEGRAGPTTFDVAKRLATTDPTRCKAGAGTTFCVDLTRQTVWALRNGKVIMEPTVTRTGMSGYRTPSGTYAVNYRNPKEWSNPYEVWLPYWQHFTQGMGFHETTTYLHDKSIGSHGCVNLLHADAVRMWELGKVGTRVVLVGRRPGT
- a CDS encoding DNA repair helicase XPB — translated: MSGGPLIVQSDKTLLLEIDHPDAQACRMAIAPFAELERSPEHVHTYRLTPLGLWNARAAGHDAEGVVDSLLKYSRYPVPHALLVDVAETMDRYGRLQLANDPAYGLVLRALDRLVLIEVAKSKKLAGMLGNKIDDDTIQVHPSERGRLKQALLKLGWPAEDLAGYVDGEAHPIELAEAGKDGRKPWTLRSYQREAVEAFWAGGSGVVVLPCGAGKTLVGAAAMAEAKATTLILVTNTVAGRQWKRELIARTSLTEEEIGEYSGERKEIRPVTIATYQVLTSRRSGAFTHLDLFGARDWGLVVYDEVHLLPAPIFRFTADLQARRRLGLTATLVREDGREGDVFSLIGPKRYDAPWKDIESQGWIAPAECVEVRVTLTDAERMSYATAEAEERYRMAATARTKLPVVKALVDRHPEDQVLVIGAYIDQLHQLGEYLDAPIIQGSTTNKERERLFDAFRSGELRTLVISKVGNFSIDLPEAAVAIQVSGTFGSRQEEAQRLGRVLRPKADGRQAHFYTVVSRDTIDTEYAAHRQRFLAEQGYAYTIVDADDVLGPSLPSFD
- a CDS encoding TetR/AcrR family transcriptional regulator; protein product: MSTQGRRERERAEREQAIIAAARDLALAEGWDAVTTRRLAAEIEYSQPVLYSHFKGKDAIMAAVAIEGFAELANALASARASAVSPRQAVADVAAAYVEFAEQRPALYDAMFTLAVDLPFATQNVPTDLARGFAELAETVRPVAGDDDLETFTETFWSGLHGLVTLMRSGRLRRPGHDRRLSVLVDRFSR
- a CDS encoding DUF4267 domain-containing protein; this encodes MLSFIAYGLAVVLNLFIAWIGARFLLVPTASAAGYGVPARPEGDPAYLTVKGVRDLTYGLLGLALIAFTTADAVAWFMLIVALVPLGDTVIVLRNGGTKAVAFGIHFSTAVVVLLDAALLFAL
- a CDS encoding zinc metalloprotease — protein: MHRRPTFRLAVLTATAATLLASGGASGALATAAPATASPGVEACESGADRHSAARVAKGATAQEPELYSTNEAKAYGVIKDAPRLANGSVTVPTVFHMVSDHPLSAAERTRWNTLIAAQLTVLNDSFAGRTAANASDTPFRFSLVETTWTVNSAWYTVEPGKNERDMKRALHTGDSETLNVYAANIGGGLLGWAYFPKDYNNGRAYIDGVVMLDESMPGGTAGKYALGDTLTHEVGHWLMLEHTFAHGCSAAGDFVADTPREAGPQFDCPVGADSCTAPGLDPIHNFMDYTQDSCMNMFTPGQADRMSDAWVAFRAGGAG
- a CDS encoding TIGR03089 family protein; the protein is MQATVTVDLPVDVERPLLSYRDEATGERVDLAAHQLGAWAARSASLLRDGCGLGPGSRVAVLLPPHWRTAAVLLGAWASGLAVSFRPRATAGLPVLEPGGDRPFDAVFVTSERQDDWLEDVPDAPHRYLVGTGPGRLADVPLGWLDWSAEVLRHPDVTPDHAAIQPSDPASADGTTYGQWGALAQEVAGMLGLRAGDRLLVDAAEHEQPLKWLLAPLSAGASVVISANLDPARRDAVVAAEQATRVL
- the ligD gene encoding non-homologous end-joining DNA ligase, coding for MPADRLKVDVEGRPLELSNLDKVLYPAAGFTKGEVIDYYTRISPVLLPHLADRPVTRIRFPNGVDDKSFFEKNKPAATPDWVRVETLPAPGSTKGRETIDYVVADDLPTLVWLANLAALELHTPQWKVGEHPDMMVVDLDPGPPAGLAECCPVAVLMRDRLADDGIDSYPKTSGKKGMQLCCPIAGNQSADDVSAYARRIAQELEKEHPKLIVSKMARNLRPGKVFIDWSQNNAAKTTVAPYSLRAQRAPSVSTPLTWDEVEAGARGRKPAVRQFTSAEVLDRVEEYGDLLAPLLDGGPELPAR
- the ligD gene encoding non-homologous end-joining DNA ligase, which codes for MPGAPLKPMLAMTGPLPAGDGWAYEFKWDGIRALADISGRAQHLYARTGVEITAAYPELATLPEQVDDVLLDGEVVLLGEGGQPSFTALAERMHVRDRNKAARLAAVMPVTYMIFDLLRINGDDLTGWPYERRREALDALALGGARWAVPPVFSDGPATYEAAGEHGLEGVMAKRVDAVYRPGVRSPDWVKVKLEVTGDFVVGGWRPGARRIGGLLVGVPGPDGRLIYRGRVGGGIGAAMERQLLAELEPLRSGVSPFAAGVPREDARGAIWVEPRVVVEVKYGQRTPDGRLRFPRVLRLRPDKPPEEVEDAG
- the ku gene encoding non-homologous end joining protein Ku; translated protein: MRAIWKGAVSFGLVSIGVKLYSATEEKDIRFHQVHREDGGRIRYKRTCSVCGEEVTYDDIAKGYDIGGGEMVILTDEDFAELPLTSSRAIDVLEFVPAEQVDPILYNKAYFLEPEGTATKPYVLLRDALIDSERVAIVKVALRQREQLATLRVREGVLLLNTMLWPDEIRTPDFGFLDEDLKVRPPELAMASSLIDSMAGEFEPDVFTDDYRAALQEVIDAKVEGREVVQPEEAEEAPAAAVDLMAALKASVDRARAARGEQPARGGGGEPTPISSARSAQKAAAKKTPAKKTATKKAAEKKTAAKAEPAKKTAAKKTAAKKAEPAKKTTARKTAPRKTA